Part of the Zingiber officinale cultivar Zhangliang chromosome 8A, Zo_v1.1, whole genome shotgun sequence genome, ACCTAAGACtcaaataaggaaataaattacAATAATTACAAATAACATATCTTAAtttcaatcttgtaaagaaagtaAATAGATTGTTATCGAAAAGGAAAGTAACTAACTTAACAATCTTAACTCAAATCAAGATGAGGATCAAGACAAATACTCtctaaaaataccaaaaatataaaaaataccaaaaatataaaaattaccctaaatatctaaaaaaataccaaaaataataaaaatgccCTAAAAAGGGTTTAAATGTTGGAATTTAGGGATGAAAATTGACGGTTACGGTTACACCTTTAATTAATGTAGATTTTCGAATTTTGTGCGTGTGACGACAGATAAACCCTAATTACGAgtctcaagtcaaaagttatgttcgtttgaagtttaaaaacttatataatTTAACCTGCATTAATATTTAACCAAAACTTTTACGGCCATGAATCCATTCATGAGGCTTGAGGACAAAAATTTAAtgcttaaataagttttttttattctGAGATAAATTAAACCAAAAGGTATACAAAGTTTTAAAATCCATGATCCCTAAATTTTTTGTCAAGCAAGCATCCCACGgtgattaaaatcaattaagtGATTTACTCAGTTTAAAGCCAATGGGTACGTTTAATGATGAACAAAGTAAACTCCTATAATCAAGATTTAACAAAGCCGGTTTTaaatttaatcaaggaaattcaacactaaaaataaattcaaaaacatATATTTTTTTCACAACCAGCTGAAAAGCATCGAAATTAAGAACACGAGTGACTCTACTTGAAGTAAATGGTCGGCCTGTCGGAGCTGGGATCCCATGAACCGGCCTCCCTCATATACTCCAAGTACCTCAAGAACTCTGGCCTCACCGTCTCCTTTTTTGACGGTGTATGCAGGATCCTCATCACCGGATGCACCTTTGCGTCGCTAGTAGTCTTCGACCTCTTCAGCATTGTCGTCGTTGCCGCCGTCGTCTCAGCGTTCTCAGCCAAGTCGATGGAGAGCTGCTGGGACGAGAGGCGACGGTAGCCTTGCCGGCTCCAGCGGTACTCCGAAGCATTCGACATGGCCTTAATTAGTATTAAATTGAAGAACGTGGTTGTGATGCTTTTAAAAGACTCTGGAGTGGGTGAGGAAGGCCAAGTGCGGTTGATGAGTTGATGATCAATTAATGGACATGGTCGAAGGAGGCGTTGCTGAGTCAAATTAATCGACCAAACATgcttattttattattgatttAAGAACGTTTCAACATGGatatttgacttggtttgttACTAGATTTATAGGTAAGCTAAATGTGAATGGTTCAGACAATAGATAAACAACAGAGCAGATTGCATTATAAGACAAAAGAAGTCATAAATAATTTGTTCTTTacatgataatttaaataattatttacacAGCTAATTAATTATatacgttatatatatatatatatatagctcgaTCACATGGTTAACTATTTATTGCCCATCGCATCGCTTGGTCTCAAAGCTGAGAACTTTCTGAAATGACCTGGAGTTGGCCTTAGCCAATCTTGACCGTCTATCCAACTGGTGTGGTTCATATACTGCGAGGCTTCATCGAATGATAACCGGTGGGACCATTCAACCCTACCTCTAGTATTTGAGCCAGGACCATAGCTATGATATTCCCCATAATATGCAGTCCTGCATTAATTCTTTCGTCTCTGATCAATTATaccattgataaaattaaacatcatatcATTACTAGCTAGCTAGCTGATAAAAGTTTTATATATGACAAATTAACTTACATTTGATTACTTGGATTATTCCAATCACTCCAACCTTGAGGCTGAATCGCATCAGACATGTAGGTTAAAATAAAGATTACCCTAGAGTAAGCTCCCCATGGTCGACCTAAGATTGCAGTTCCTACTCCGGCGCCGGTGAGCTTGCAATTGGATAAGCTATACCCGGTGTCCTCCGCTGCACTTGACCGCCGTTGTGCCATGAAGGCTCCGCCGTTCTCCGATACAGAGTGCAAGTGACATTTCTGATCTCAAAGATTTGTAAATTTATTTATTGAAGTTGATCCTATAAATTAAAGCTTTAATTGAACTGATCAACTCACTCGGAAAAGCGAGCGGGCATTCCCGCAGATAAAGTCGGTGCCTCCTTCGATATAGCAGTTGGTGTAGTAGTGCCTACCTGCGTCATCGAGCAGGGTGTCCTGGAAGCCGATGAATCTGGAAGTGTAGAATGCAACTCGGTCGCCGGCAACTCGTAGGGCTACTGCCGGGCCACCTTGACCATATGTGTTCTATTGATCAAATTAGATAAAACACAAATGAAATTATATATGTGCATGCTgatcatatatatagatataaatatatatataaacctgGATTGTGAGGTATCTTCCCACAAAATCTGAAGCTAAGATTGAGACGGTAGGAGATTCAACAGAAATCCAAGCTTCATCATACGTTATAATGGTGGACATTGCACTTGAGCCACTTAGGGTTATGAAGGGCTTGTCAGCTGGAACTGTTACCTTCTCTCTGCAGCATGCATGCATATAATTTTTCATCAGCTGGTAATTAAATTTAGCGTATATAATAATTTAAAGTATTTGAGAAATATATAAGAACCTATAAATTCCAGGTTTGACCCAAATGAAGACAGACTCAGTGTTATTTGAGGGAACAACATTAATGGCATCCTGAATCCTTGTGAAATCTCCCTTTCCAGTTTGATCTACTCTAACCAGCAGGACGGCAGTGGAGGCATTCAAAGAACTCGAAGAGGAGGGCAAGATCAAACACAATAGGAGCACAATGTCTCTTAAACTTCCCATGCTTAATTAAtccaattgcaccaacaaacaaCATGCAATACAATTATATCTATCTCACATGGATTCTCATGCATGCATGATTATTTAAAACCCATCAGCCACTCGATCGATCGCTTGCCCAATAAGAATGACAGCTGACTATTGATGGGTTGATTGACTTTGGAGCATATACAAAGAATTACAAGATTAAAGTGACAATATATATCTTGAGAAGCCTTTTCTTTAAGTTAAGGTTTAGATAACGTACGTAGTTGACCTAAAAGAATATTCCAGAGCAGAGCATAGAACATATATGTCTCCACACATTCTAAGCAAGATAAATTATAAATTGTAGCACTCTTAATGTTGCCGGAATGGAGATGGATTTTAAGGCTGAACTATTTTTAGTTTGT contains:
- the LOC122007938 gene encoding uncharacterized protein LOC122007938; its protein translation is MSNASEYRWSRQGYRRLSSQQLSIDLAENAETTAATTTMLKRSKTTSDAKVHPVMRILHTPSKKETVRPEFLRYLEYMREAGSWDPSSDRPTIYFK
- the LOC122011355 gene encoding putative pectinesterase 11, with the protein product MGSLRDIVLLLCLILPSSSSSLNASTAVLLVRVDQTGKGDFTRIQDAINVVPSNNTESVFIWVKPGIYREKVTVPADKPFITLSGSSAMSTIITYDEAWISVESPTVSILASDFVGRYLTIQNTYGQGGPAVALRVAGDRVAFYTSRFIGFQDTLLDDAGRHYYTNCYIEGGTDFICGNARSLFRKCHLHSVSENGGAFMAQRRSSAAEDTGYSLSNCKLTGAGVGTAILGRPWGAYSRVIFILTYMSDAIQPQGWSDWNNPSNQMTAYYGEYHSYGPGSNTRGRVEWSHRLSFDEASQYMNHTSWIDGQDWLRPTPGHFRKFSALRPSDAMGNK